The following are encoded together in the Proteiniphilum saccharofermentans genome:
- a CDS encoding RNA-binding domain-containing protein, which produces MITKDEIRDLLKDIENERVERTISTKDTDKFARAVCAFANDLPNKKLPGYLFIGAYDDGSLSGLKVTDELLRNLAGLRSDGNITPQPALMVEKFSFPDGDIAVVEVKPSKNTPVKYKGTVYIRIGPRRGEANDEELRILREKSEVKSQTFDTSPCLHTTIDDLDLDLFKSEYLPKMVNANILKGDKRQIKEQLASLKLFDPAQDCPTVAGILLIGKDPSHILFGAYIQYVEFAGKSITSKVLNERQFTGNLITMLKEIDYFIKYTIQKQRPVFVTVLREEMKINYPYEAIRELAMNLIMHRTYETNAPARFYEYSDRIVMDNPGGLYGKVQPENFPHVNDYRNPVIAEAMKVLGYVNRFNRGISMVQEQLEANKNGLALFDFKDITTFKVTVMSADPKPEGEVSGADKAKSGAENGADGIESATDNRHERVGDVSEKRRRNVGEDNEAEKSMGEAINEAEKIGSDTENDTDDTGRDTENDTENLTSRETKILLLIKKDNSVSRKTIAQNLGISTATVARDIDSLKNKGIIERIGGDRGGYWKIK; this is translated from the coding sequence ATGATTACAAAAGATGAAATAAGAGACCTGTTAAAAGATATTGAAAACGAACGTGTAGAAAGAACAATATCGACAAAGGATACCGATAAATTTGCAAGGGCTGTTTGTGCCTTTGCAAATGATCTACCTAATAAAAAACTTCCGGGTTATCTCTTTATCGGGGCTTATGATGATGGTTCGTTGAGTGGGTTAAAGGTGACGGATGAGTTACTGAGGAATTTGGCAGGATTACGTTCTGATGGAAATATAACGCCTCAACCGGCATTGATGGTCGAAAAGTTTTCATTTCCTGATGGCGATATCGCCGTTGTCGAAGTAAAACCGAGCAAGAATACTCCCGTGAAATATAAAGGAACGGTGTATATCCGTATCGGGCCGAGACGAGGGGAAGCAAATGACGAAGAATTAAGAATTCTTCGTGAGAAAAGCGAAGTAAAATCACAAACATTCGATACCTCTCCATGTTTGCATACCACCATTGATGATTTGGATCTGGATCTATTCAAATCTGAATATCTCCCAAAAATGGTAAATGCCAACATTTTAAAAGGAGATAAACGGCAGATTAAGGAACAATTGGCATCCTTAAAATTGTTTGATCCGGCGCAAGACTGCCCGACAGTTGCCGGCATCTTACTTATAGGAAAAGATCCTTCGCATATTCTTTTTGGTGCGTATATACAGTATGTTGAATTTGCCGGAAAAAGCATAACATCCAAAGTGCTGAACGAAAGGCAATTTACAGGGAACCTTATCACAATGTTGAAAGAAATAGATTACTTCATCAAATATACCATTCAGAAGCAACGACCGGTATTTGTTACGGTTTTACGGGAAGAAATGAAAATCAACTACCCGTATGAAGCAATAAGAGAGCTGGCTATGAATCTCATCATGCACCGTACATATGAGACGAATGCTCCGGCTCGGTTTTATGAATATTCCGACCGGATTGTGATGGATAACCCCGGTGGACTTTATGGTAAAGTACAACCGGAAAATTTTCCACATGTAAATGATTACCGTAATCCTGTTATTGCTGAAGCGATGAAAGTGCTCGGGTATGTAAACCGTTTCAACCGGGGAATAAGTATGGTACAGGAACAGCTTGAAGCAAACAAAAACGGCTTGGCTCTATTTGATTTTAAAGATATTACCACATTCAAGGTAACGGTGATGAGTGCCGACCCTAAACCGGAAGGAGAAGTAAGTGGTGCAGATAAAGCAAAAAGTGGTGCAGAAAATGGTGCAGATGGTATAGAAAGTGCTACAGATAATAGGCATGAACGTGTCGGAGATGTGTCGGAGAAGCGTCGGAGAAATGTCGGAGAAGACAATGAAGCAGAAAAGAGTATGGGTGAAGCAATAAATGAAGCAGAAAAGATCGGCTCTGATACAGAAAATGATACAGATGATACAGGTCGTGATACAGAAAATGATACAGAAAACTTAACCTCCCGAGAAACTAAAATTCTTTTATTAATAAAGAAAGATAATTCTGTATCACGGAAAACAATAGCTCAAAATTTAGGAATAAGTACAGCTACAGTTGCTCGGGATATTGATTCGCTTAAAAATAAAGGCATTATAGAACGAATTGGCGGAGATAGAGGTGGTTACTGGAAAATAAAGTAA
- a CDS encoding site-specific integrase: protein MAQTNYYLGKAVNSAGESEINLRLYVSRDIRIRAASGIWVDRKRWGKKNDINIPLIQGEERELLLEKRSKLKALTDYLENIINTSEDKSTIDRPFIEKQIKKFHKPTRKSVAPTEESFFDVMGKYLSTHKLSVARQKNFKVIMRSLRRFELFKKKEGHRGFKMSFANLSVDMLHQIEDFLGNEKDAFLKYPDIYEEIPYSTKVAVKTPKRKRPPRLDENGNEIPKGMPKPRGQNSVADMMLRFRSFIIWANDNGYTINNPFKHFTIGEIVYGTPIYITNSERNRLLETDLSDNKELETQRDIFVFQCLIGCRVSDLYKMTYRSIIGDAIEYIPRKTKEDRAITVRVPLNDTAKRLITKYQDYERGSLFPFNTEQDYNRKIKEAFKRAGLGRMVTVLDQQTREEIQKPLYEVASSHMARRSFIGNIYKKVKDPNLVGALSGHKEGSKVFARYRTIDDDMKKELIGMLE from the coding sequence ATGGCTCAGACGAATTATTATTTAGGTAAAGCGGTTAATAGTGCAGGAGAATCGGAAATAAACTTGCGACTATACGTGTCTCGGGATATTCGTATTCGGGCAGCTTCCGGCATTTGGGTTGACCGCAAGCGTTGGGGAAAGAAAAATGACATCAATATTCCTTTAATACAGGGAGAAGAAAGAGAGCTATTACTTGAAAAACGCTCTAAACTCAAAGCTCTGACCGATTATCTCGAAAATATAATAAACACAAGCGAGGACAAGAGTACAATAGACAGACCTTTCATTGAAAAACAAATAAAGAAGTTTCATAAGCCTACTCGCAAATCTGTTGCCCCAACTGAAGAATCCTTCTTTGATGTGATGGGAAAATATCTTTCCACTCACAAATTATCCGTAGCACGCCAAAAGAATTTCAAAGTAATAATGCGGAGTTTACGCCGTTTTGAGTTATTCAAGAAAAAAGAAGGACATAGAGGATTTAAGATGTCATTCGCCAACTTATCAGTAGATATGTTACACCAGATTGAGGACTTTCTTGGTAACGAAAAAGATGCGTTCCTGAAATACCCTGATATTTACGAAGAGATTCCATATTCGACTAAAGTAGCGGTTAAAACACCAAAAAGGAAACGTCCACCTCGGCTGGATGAGAATGGTAATGAGATTCCCAAAGGTATGCCTAAGCCTCGTGGACAAAATTCTGTTGCAGACATGATGCTCCGCTTCCGCAGTTTCATTATTTGGGCGAACGATAACGGGTATACCATAAATAATCCGTTCAAACATTTTACTATAGGAGAAATCGTTTACGGGACACCCATATATATTACTAATAGTGAACGGAACAGGCTTTTAGAAACTGATTTGTCCGATAATAAAGAATTGGAAACGCAACGGGATATTTTTGTTTTTCAATGTCTAATAGGCTGTCGCGTGAGTGATTTATACAAAATGACCTATAGGAGCATTATTGGTGATGCTATCGAATATATACCGAGAAAAACAAAAGAAGACAGGGCGATAACAGTTCGTGTACCGTTAAATGATACAGCCAAACGACTAATAACCAAGTATCAGGATTATGAAAGAGGAAGTCTTTTTCCATTCAATACAGAGCAGGACTATAATCGAAAGATAAAAGAGGCCTTTAAAAGAGCCGGACTTGGACGGATGGTTACGGTTCTTGACCAACAAACCCGTGAGGAAATTCAAAAACCTTTATACGAGGTGGCTTCCTCTCACATGGCGAGACGTAGTTTCATTGGGAATATCTATAAAAAAGTCAAAGACCCGAATCTGGTCGGAGCTTTAAGTGGCCATAAAGAGGGTAGTAAAGTTTTTGCACGATACCGGACGATTGATGACGATATGAAAAAAGAATTAATCGGGATGTTGGAATAA
- a CDS encoding IS3 family transposase, producing MIYQFIKDYNSREWTIGMMCRVLSVSRSSYYRWIKNPINKREQKHMELSREIKDAYFDAKGRNGSPRLAKDLQASGVNVSRTTVARHMRNMGLRSKLSKKFRVTTDASHNYNVAPNLLNREFNQKEPMRACVSDITYICCKDGFLYLTCVIDLFDRKLIGWSISDNLTASGTVIPAIRMANRNRPFKEGMIFHSDRGIQYACKQTVNLLQYHRVEQSMSGKGNCWDNAVAESFFKSFKTELIYGTKLKTKEQMCLDVFEYIESWYNHKRRFSALGNLTIDEFWKQYNIKKQLIKNVA from the coding sequence TTGATTTATCAATTTATAAAGGATTACAACTCGAGGGAGTGGACGATTGGGATGATGTGCAGAGTATTGAGTGTATCTCGCAGCAGTTATTACCGTTGGATTAAGAACCCTATAAATAAACGAGAACAAAAGCATATGGAACTTAGCCGAGAGATTAAAGATGCATACTTCGATGCCAAGGGGCGCAACGGCAGTCCCAGGTTGGCTAAAGATTTGCAAGCATCCGGAGTCAATGTTTCCAGAACAACTGTTGCCCGTCATATGAGAAATATGGGATTGCGCAGCAAGCTTTCTAAGAAGTTTAGGGTAACCACTGATGCATCCCACAATTACAATGTAGCGCCTAATTTGCTTAACCGTGAGTTCAATCAAAAAGAACCAATGAGGGCTTGTGTGTCCGACATTACTTACATCTGCTGTAAGGATGGATTCCTTTACCTTACGTGCGTGATTGATCTTTTTGATCGAAAACTCATTGGGTGGTCTATCAGCGATAATTTGACTGCTTCCGGCACTGTCATACCGGCTATCAGGATGGCCAACCGAAACAGACCGTTTAAAGAAGGGATGATCTTTCACTCTGACAGGGGCATTCAATATGCCTGCAAACAGACCGTTAATTTGTTGCAGTACCATAGGGTAGAGCAAAGCATGAGCGGGAAAGGCAACTGTTGGGATAATGCGGTGGCTGAAAGTTTCTTTAAATCTTTCAAAACCGAGTTGATTTATGGTACCAAGCTTAAAACAAAAGAGCAGATGTGCTTGGATGTATTTGAATATATTGAATCCTGGTATAATCATAAAAGAAGATTCTCAGCATTGGGTAATTTGACTATTGATGAATTTTGGAAACAGTACAATATTAAAAAACAATTAATTAAAAATGTTGCTTAA
- a CDS encoding transposase — translation MRKQRTHYDKAFKDNAVKLSFERKNVSELAHELGISPALLYRWCKEYRERGESSFPGNGVRSREREAGRVAELEKRLKEAETERDILKKALGIISTSDR, via the coding sequence ATGAGAAAACAAAGAACACATTATGACAAGGCATTTAAAGATAATGCCGTCAAATTAAGTTTCGAGCGGAAGAATGTTTCCGAACTCGCACACGAATTGGGCATATCACCTGCACTATTGTATCGCTGGTGCAAAGAGTACCGGGAACGTGGGGAAAGCAGTTTCCCGGGCAACGGAGTCCGTTCTCGTGAAAGAGAAGCCGGAAGGGTTGCAGAACTGGAAAAACGCCTTAAAGAGGCTGAAACAGAGCGTGACATATTAAAAAAAGCCTTAGGCATCATCTCCACGAGCGATCGTTGA
- a CDS encoding NACHT domain-containing protein, whose protein sequence is MIGKSKIKKIEELSIADLKGLMVNLIKYLGYNEVVVDSNAIVAINKSPLSSEKFLFILLEQRLSGNVDIGSIYDTIVKYQDTHMANVVYLVSEKNISSGFEKTISQKITHFKLNFIGRDRLIDLINENYNDFWKHKDLNLIEYEKHFCDSLSKDTELKKLKIFNDKYQKLLDIYIEPRIIHFYEDKTTQTPVRKRVTIDDIIKSTKPTILSGDAGAGKSTFLKKIGEQLISLNLDENTTIRNIPIYISTIEIYETNCEIEKLVIKKLSTFFALESLLDISRSYHVRLLIDSIDEFSEDEQKGILIELKNLSERYNFRYVISSRNSDKMESLSDSLFDSYHIEKFNTEQVKKFISKFFLGENAKTESLLEALKENRIIERLPITPLTLSLISILYEENNLEIPATIADIYDNFNSLIIGRLTVSSRIEFVDISFKERILSLYALYLLENDKHTPLTKDEFFHYFNKYFNGKTLPIRKGSLEEVLEYLIDNTGVLIVKDNKWVQFSHDSYMEYYAAVEIFKHRRDKEDLLVENFFDFKWQNSGIFYAGKSKDMPVFLEKIIKKLRNANQLNQYISGVLGSGYLLQALYQTDNKLREEAIHEAIDLNTKSTEVLIKLAADDMVLFKNYSIPILQIMNLLYFYENFNSITVKEPLKMAFCRLYEEYKKTKKVIFALKSVTIALILDSRRISYSKALETIIDDDSIMKEPTLYSILDFSFSTLGGEKYDKLKKEIRENYFPKISEPVKELIKLPASRVRFTKLDTVLSDKKVQLVVEGKTDAEIIEHAYYVLTNGSSPYWSIKSSGNVSGGGASEVAKSISNCKPLIEEDDIVIGIFDHDSKGLQEFRGLKESVFIKNKKDTVRKHRDSNIYALLLPVPGEMDVYLKKDQSFNFFEVEHYFGHQFLIDSGVVEKTDIPDVYKIKESKKAGFSKLVRGVHDRKVFMYFIDLFDAIDEITQIDIEYSAD, encoded by the coding sequence ATGATAGGAAAAAGTAAAATAAAAAAAATTGAGGAATTGAGTATAGCCGACTTGAAAGGCTTAATGGTTAATTTAATCAAATATCTGGGATACAATGAGGTGGTGGTGGATAGTAATGCAATAGTTGCTATTAATAAAAGTCCTCTTAGTTCAGAGAAGTTTTTATTCATACTTTTAGAACAGCGTCTTAGTGGAAATGTTGATATAGGCAGCATTTATGATACTATCGTAAAGTATCAAGATACTCATATGGCCAATGTTGTATATCTTGTTTCTGAAAAAAATATATCAAGTGGGTTTGAAAAGACAATTTCTCAGAAAATTACTCATTTTAAACTGAATTTCATCGGGCGTGACCGGTTAATCGACCTTATAAATGAAAATTACAATGACTTTTGGAAGCACAAAGATTTGAATTTGATTGAATATGAAAAACATTTTTGTGACAGTCTATCAAAGGATACAGAACTGAAGAAACTGAAAATATTCAATGATAAATACCAAAAGTTATTAGATATCTATATTGAACCTAGAATCATACATTTCTATGAAGATAAAACAACCCAAACGCCTGTTCGAAAAAGAGTAACAATAGATGATATTATTAAATCTACTAAGCCAACAATTCTCTCGGGTGATGCAGGTGCAGGGAAATCTACTTTTCTTAAAAAAATCGGAGAACAACTCATTTCCTTGAATCTTGATGAGAATACTACTATTCGAAATATACCGATATATATATCAACGATAGAAATTTATGAAACCAACTGTGAGATAGAAAAATTGGTCATAAAAAAACTGTCAACCTTTTTTGCTCTTGAAAGCTTATTGGATATTTCTCGTAGTTATCATGTCCGCTTGTTGATTGACAGCATTGATGAGTTTAGTGAGGATGAACAAAAAGGAATATTGATAGAATTGAAGAACCTCTCAGAAAGATATAATTTTAGGTATGTCATATCTTCGAGAAATTCCGATAAAATGGAATCGTTATCAGATAGCTTATTTGATTCGTATCATATAGAAAAATTTAATACAGAGCAAGTAAAGAAATTTATTTCAAAGTTTTTCTTGGGTGAAAACGCTAAAACAGAATCTCTGTTGGAGGCTCTGAAGGAAAATAGAATAATTGAAAGGCTCCCGATTACACCCTTAACACTATCGCTGATTTCAATTCTATATGAGGAAAATAATTTAGAAATACCTGCAACAATTGCTGATATTTATGATAATTTCAATTCATTAATAATAGGGCGATTGACCGTGTCTAGTAGAATTGAGTTTGTCGATATATCATTTAAAGAAAGGATTCTGTCTTTATATGCACTATACTTGTTGGAGAATGATAAACATACGCCATTGACTAAAGATGAGTTTTTTCATTACTTTAATAAATACTTCAATGGGAAAACACTACCTATTAGAAAAGGCTCATTAGAGGAAGTTTTGGAATATTTGATAGATAATACTGGCGTATTGATTGTAAAGGATAATAAATGGGTTCAGTTTAGTCATGATTCTTATATGGAATATTATGCTGCTGTTGAAATCTTTAAACATAGACGTGATAAAGAGGATTTATTAGTTGAAAATTTCTTTGATTTTAAATGGCAGAATTCTGGGATATTCTACGCAGGTAAGTCTAAGGATATGCCCGTTTTCTTGGAGAAGATTATAAAGAAACTTAGAAATGCGAATCAGTTAAACCAGTATATTTCTGGTGTATTGGGTTCTGGGTATTTATTACAAGCTCTATATCAAACTGACAATAAGCTAAGAGAAGAGGCTATACATGAGGCTATTGATTTAAATACCAAGTCTACAGAAGTCCTAATTAAACTAGCTGCGGACGATATGGTTCTTTTCAAAAATTATTCTATTCCCATTCTTCAAATAATGAATCTCTTATATTTTTATGAGAACTTTAATTCGATTACAGTTAAAGAACCCCTAAAAATGGCTTTCTGTCGTTTGTATGAAGAATATAAGAAAACCAAAAAGGTTATTTTTGCATTAAAATCAGTAACCATTGCCTTAATATTAGACTCAAGAAGAATATCTTACAGTAAGGCTTTGGAAACAATTATTGATGATGATTCAATAATGAAAGAACCAACCTTATACTCAATTCTTGATTTTTCTTTCTCAACGCTAGGGGGAGAGAAGTATGATAAACTAAAAAAAGAAATTCGAGAAAATTATTTCCCAAAAATATCAGAGCCCGTAAAAGAATTAATAAAATTACCTGCCAGTAGAGTTCGGTTTACTAAACTTGATACTGTATTGTCAGACAAAAAGGTACAGCTAGTAGTTGAGGGAAAAACCGATGCTGAAATTATCGAACACGCATACTATGTTTTGACAAATGGTAGTAGCCCGTATTGGAGTATTAAATCGAGTGGTAATGTATCCGGAGGAGGAGCTTCAGAAGTTGCAAAGTCTATATCAAATTGTAAGCCACTAATAGAAGAAGATGATATAGTAATTGGGATTTTTGACCATGATTCAAAAGGGTTACAAGAATTTAGAGGCTTAAAAGAATCAGTTTTTATTAAAAATAAGAAGGATACAGTTCGAAAACATAGAGATAGTAATATTTATGCCCTACTTTTACCAGTGCCGGGAGAAATGGATGTTTACTTGAAGAAGGATCAATCTTTCAATTTTTTTGAGGTTGAACATTATTTTGGGCATCAGTTCCTTATAGACAGCGGTGTAGTCGAAAAAACAGATATCCCAGATGTATATAAGATTAAAGAATCAAAGAAGGCTGGATTCTCAAAACTGGTTAGAGGGGTACATGATAGGAAGGTATTTATGTATTTTATAGATTTGTTTGATGCAATAGATGAAATAACTCAAATTGATATTGAGTATTCAGCTGATTAA